The Lathyrus oleraceus cultivar Zhongwan6 chromosome 5, CAAS_Psat_ZW6_1.0, whole genome shotgun sequence genome includes the window CTTTACTAAGAAGACCTATTCTGTCAAGTTTGCATGTCTAGAGAGCGAAAAAAAGAAGAATGCTACTTGGGCCTTAGAGGTGTGTCGGGAAATGTTGAAGAACCAATAAGAGATGTCTAAAGTGATTATTACTGAcagttgtagcggtaaattcatacccattaagctatggataaacttaacgtcaattaaactagagtcaccaccgcgcttttattgtttccaaagaaaaagggaaaagtacgaacaaaacccaaagataagaagttttcaaatcaaaactaataaaatgtcagagtTTACAcgtaaggaggttggttacacaaagggaaggtgttagcacccaaagtgtcctaggtactcctagggagcccttttttatgtgtgtgtgtgtgtgtttttggtataaaagatgtttgcaataaatagaatggagggatgagaaaagaattcattaattatatttttgtgtttgacaagacctccggccttgtgcctacgtaccaacataaaattagggatcaaaacctcgtagttcgtggtaacaatttcaaagtgagtgagttggtttttaacaaaaatataagtttaaaagaggcacaaaagacctaaaagagtttgaatgagtgttagttctttttttgtcttttgaaaatttaggtcaagtatggttaagttcatttacaagtttgattaagaaaaagaagtttaaaaatgcaatggcataaggtcaaagtttctaatttgcaataaagtctaagtttagaaatcacgagcaaagaaggttttgaaagaggtaagagatttgaaatttaagaagtgggaggagatgaagagactaatcctaagcaaaaatttaaaagttaagggttgaaaagatctgaccaatgggatgcaatccaatagataagaatgtcatataaaaactaacttttcctttggactttagaatcaagcaatatcaatacacaaatagcaagatgaagagcaaggcatcaaataaagatagccacatcctagcaagcaacttcatagtcttcttcataatctcccatgtatcagacGACACACTCCTTtaatggctcagaataaggcattaaacacatgttcaaagtaacatttgcatcaagaccatgtagcagaggaactcaaaagggatctcaatacttgcatcagatgaaagttcaattcacaatggcctggcttcagaaaagttggcattggccaagtccttttgcatagggagtgttgtttaattctaagtccaagtctcagatcaaatccaacagtccacacaaacattttttaagggtttttgttgttattatgtacattaaggtcctaagaccacaaacacaaacaaaatacacaaacaagtatatacaattacaatatatggctcaagtgagcaaagtaaaaatggcattaaaataaacaagttaaatagtatgtataatggcaaatgataaaagacttgtatttaaagtgcataaagtaaatgacttgaaattataagttagtcaaatgttagttgattagatgttagtattgtttttgcttttcaattgtttaagtcattctttggagaacactcaatcctctattcacaagcatggatccttgaaccaatacatcttccaaatgaaggaaaaaataccaagtttccacacaataccatgaaaggggggagacttacaatctcacttactagaatgttatgcttttggtcaaaatttagcgctatgttaagcaatcgtaattggacttatgtagaagtcacaactatctgaggtcgggcaatataaattttagtgttaatgcatgttagagatatggtataatgaaccatactcctaaaacatataacacttaaaaagaaaatggcaaaagggtggacctaatctcatccatacttgtattggtttatgaaccaattagccttaggatatagagatatcatgggtcaatggaatggatgggatagaatgggattaaAGATGAAGAGAGAGGAAAAATGAGACAAACCCAAATTGGTCATGGGAAGaatttatcaaattaaaatcattcattcattttgggagatgaaatgtacatttcatcaatcccctaagtccaatgattttaatctaacaaagtcaaatcaactttgaccaaggcccaaacacaatggtcaaacttcacaagtcaataaaaatagctcaacacaatttattcacaattaaacaattaaaaatcaattaaaaatgcattaaattaaattatgtttgatcaaaaatctaaaacctcttcaaaacaccaaataaatggccaagagatttatcataggtcaaacaaggtcaaaggaccttggagaaaaaatttcattatttttggaaagttaaaagtatttataaacaattaaaaatatgcacaaaaacaattaaatcatgaaaaatattaatattgattcaaaaaagagttttaattcataaaatgaaagagaaaaacttttgaaaatttttggtgaaagtcccatgtttttttggatcaatattaaaattaatatgaattaatgaaaataaagcaataaaaatgaaaatcagaaattacaaaaatacgtggaccatatgatctccctcattaattgaggtggcagatcagatggtctCCAGCGCGTGTTCCATGTGGTCTTGAGTCAACAGCATAACGGATatggtaatcacaaccaacgcgtgagattaaaacaatttggatgaatcatgtggttcagagacttgccaacgcatcgccggagccagagctacggtcttcttctccggtggacctcaccatactggtccaccttcaaccatgaccaaaatgaaaaatcaagacatgcatcatggtgaattttgaggtggaagtttggagatttcaacatgttgaatatttttctaagtgtcaagtcatatatcttaatattccaccttgcttaactttttatgtgagcttaaaatgagaaaagtgtcttcatcaaagttgtatctctttcaaagacctttaaaatggtaaccaattgcatgtcatttggatttagaatgatggagttatgcatttttgaagtttggaaaaatcacttgttcaatggtataagtcaaaaatgacctataatgtatcctcatatcacatgctcataaaagttgtattagctctcactacaaacatcaaagttgaattaaacatcttgaatttgatttttcaacttggaaatctttcatatcataaaaattgagcaagttatggccttgggaagttgactttcacattagggtttagacaaaatgacctataatgtttcaacatagaaaatgattttcaaagcaaaaatagctctaggtctcaacatgaaagttgtttgtaatgtcatttaaAGTAATGTTCCTCTTGGGATAATTTTgatatggtgaaaattgtaggagataagatctagggagacccagttttgatcagatgaattcatctggccaaccaccaccaaccaacttgctaaccttcaattctcttgactttttaggctcatgatagatcatatatgcataagatgatgaatttttgaagtgtcccttgaggaatttgatcaattggtgagataacttgttggagaagttacttaagataccaagtcaaactagggtttccaaggcaaatcacttccaaactcttgaagaatacttgatcaatataacatgtagagatcaatgggactcatatatgatgctttgatacattttgaatcaatccttggttatgcttttagccatgagggtctcaaaccctagatgtggacttgatagatcaatgaggatcatgccctacctacaaaagttaggcaaatacaaagacatatttttggtattttggttagtaaaatgataatatataagtatgatacaatcacatggtgcttggtgatctctcccaaaacaaacccaatgaaagaggggtgaggatgatgccaaagtgtgatcccaatgcatatgcatatgatgaaattgcatgagggatcttaaggtcaaaattggggtcttacagattgcatctcattggtcagatattttcaactcttaacttttaaatttttgcttaggattagtctcttcatctcctcccatttcttaaatttcaaatctctcccccttttgaaaatcttctttgcttgtgatttataaacttagactcttttgcaaattagaaactttggtcttatgccattgcattttaaactcttttcttaaatcaaacttgtaaatgaacctaatcgtattgacttaaaatttcaaaaaaagagacaaaaagaactaacattcattcaaactcttttaggccctttatgcctcttttaaatttaaacttttgttaaaagcaattcactaattttgaaattgataccacgaactacgaggttttgatccctcattttatgttggtacgtagacacaagtccgaaggtcttgtcaaacacaaaaatataattaatgaattcttttctcatccccacactccatttatttgcaaacatcttttataccaaaacatatgcacacataaaaaagggttccctaagagtacctatgacactttgggtgctaacaccttccctctatgtaaccaaccaccttacctgtaatctctgccattttattagttttgatcTGAAGACTTCTTTTATTTGGGTTTagttcgtacttttcccttttcctttgaaaacaataaaagtgcggtggcaactctggttttattgacgttaagtttacccatagcttaatggtcatgaatttaccgttacacGTGCGATACAACTTTTATTGCCCTATTGTGCACGCGATGGTGCGTGTGATTATTTTCGAAGCTTCACTCTTTTTGCTCCTTTTTTCATCcaaaatttcactaagtccacaatcTTCACACTTAACTATTTTGTCCTCATTCTTGGTATTTCTTCTTCATTTTGACTCATCTTTCACTTGTTTCGATCCGATTCTTCGACTAAATTCATGCAATAATGGACTGTCATCACATTCCCATCAAAGTCGTCCTCAAAAGATACTTCCATAACAATATTATAATTGTAGTTGTCATCCTCACTTTCATCCGAACTGTACTCATCATGTACCTCACAAACATTGACATCCTTCACTCCAACATTGACATCCTTCACTCCAAAATTATATGATTCCACTGCAACATTGGTCGAGTCCACTCCAACATTTCCATCCTTCAATCCAATACTATCTTCTTCCACACTAACATCACCACCATTCAACTCTTCTACAATGTCCTAATGCACTTTATTAAGCATCTACAATGTTATCAGGCCCCTCttcaacattatcaacaacacCATCATAATAATCAGTCTGAGATAAAATGTATTGAATGTAGATATCAACACTTTGGTGTGTCCTATAAAGATCTGCAATTTCTAAAGCACCTTTGTCATCAACAAGGACATTTATCCAAAATGTAGGGTCCTTGTAATATATTGTCTCAAAGTCCCTACATAACTCCTTTAATACACCAATTAACTCAAAATAACTCCACTTATCAACATCTACTTTCAGATCATCTACTAGTCATCCTTCATACACACTTAGTTCAAGATCAATGGATTCaccattgtgatgaattttgagtttcAAAAATCCGTCCATTATCCCTATATTGAGTTTCAAATAGAGTACGTCAAAATCCTAAAATATGAAAAGCCTTAAATCTAAAAAAAAGAAATTAACTGTACAGAAATCCCTAAATCTACAACAATCCCTAAATTTTGCTATAATTCAGTTACGAAAACATGCAAATAATACTTACCTGTGATCGAAGTTTCGTCTTCAATCCCTCATTTCGCTTGATTTTTCCAGACTGTGCGCCTTCAAACGTGAGTTTAATCGCCTCAATCGCCTTTGTGTATCTTCAGCTACTTAGGGTTCCTTCGTTTTGAATAAGAACACAATGTTTCTGAAGCTATATTAAGTCACACATCCACGTCAACACAACATTTTTGAAGCTATATGAGTCACATATCCAccttatcaagtaacatgccaCTTGGCAACTGTTTTTGACTTTGACTAACGTCCACTAACGGAAGGACAAACGTGACAATGTTTTAAAAGTTAAAGGATCAAAGTGACACGAAAAAGAATTAAGAGACCCAACTGGACCAAATGATATAGTTAAGGGACAAAAAATGATATTTTGCCTTTAATCAACCTGGCTGACCCAGCAACCCGATTTTGACCCGACCGACCGCATTCGGTTAGCATGAGTCGGACAACTATTTTTTGTTCACCCCTAGATATGATGATGTTTGTTCGCGCATGTATATTTATTTAAAGTTGTGGAAAGGGAGTATGAGTGGTTGAGATTTTATTTATATAAGATTTTAGTTGgagaattgaaaaaaaaatatttgaagaGTTTAAAAAAATTCAAGCCGGCTTTTTAATTTGATTAACTAAATTGCTTCCAAATGATTTTATCTGAATTCCGCACGCCATTGCGGCAAAGGCTTGCAAAATCTCCCCATAAACTGACAGAGAAAGTAAATTCTGACGAGTTGAAGTATAAACAATCcccctttttcattttcataataacaacaacaacaaagagaTGCAAATTACTTTCTAAGTTAACTGGATATCCAGAAGATTAAAAACAATCAGCATAAAAACATTGCAACTATGCACAGTAAACAGTCTCAAGTTTCCACTGCCTTAGGGAATTTACTGCAGCATAAAAGGCAGAAAGGTCATGTCGATGTCTTCAACTTGTCTGAACACTCGCCATGATCCGCCGGTGCTTTGAAGTTCTTCACTGGTTTCCCCAAGACGTTTAAAGCAGCAACTCGCTGTAATTCTTTCGCTGTCATTGAGAAAAAAAAATGATCAGCTTCCTGTTGTCTCAAAATATATGCTGTTTGGTAAATCTAAAACACAATCAGTTGCTGTAAGAATTTTTATGCATATATGAAACAGGTCAAGGATGCCGACAATACAAAAACATATGGTTTCCACAATGTATCATCCAGACAGGGGGGGAAAATGCTACTATTAATAAACCAAAAAGTGTTGAATCTGTTAAAAGTTGAAACATGAGAGTTGTGTTGCCGAAATCTGAAGCATGAAATATAGGTGGAATAAAGTGTATAAAGCATTCAGTTTGAGTAAATAGagagaaaagaaaatgaataacCTAAACAAGTAAGAGAATAAAAGAAAGGCAGAATGGCATGAGAGTAATTGAAAGACCAGAAGCAGTATTGATAGTGAATAATCATAAGATTTGAGTTAATGGCTGATTACCTTCTTCGAGTGAAAGGTGAATTGATCTCTTCTCTAACTCAACAGCATGTCTGCTAAGTTGAATGGAAGACAGAGAATGAAGCACTGCGAAAGGATGAGGCAAATAAAATAAGAGAGGAATTTAGAAGAAAGCATTTGAGAATGATTGAATCTTTCCTAGACATACTTTGGATGTAGTCGGCTTGGTTTGATTGGTCCAATTTCCTTAAAAACATGTGCAACTGTTGATAACGCTCTTCCCAATACACGGAGTTCCCAAGTGAAGGTGCAAATGCTGGGAAACAAGAAACCTTAGGGTCCTTTATCTGATGTTTTGGTTGAACGATCTCCTCTTCACAATAAAGTTGCCTTGTATTATCGAAAGCTGTATTTTTGGgtgtttctccttctgattttCTACGGACATAGACGAGATGTCCGTTTGCAGCATGATTGGGCGGAGATTGTTGGAGATTGTTGGGATTGTGCAGATGAGTGTTGGGCAAATCCATTTTAGAATCTATGTGGAGCTGTCCAGGAAAAGAAAGATATTAAGTTCCATTTAGTGATGATAATTTATAGAAAAAGAAACACAGCATGATGGGAATCAGATCCATGGCCTCCAAAAATAGCAACATAGAAGGAAACCCTAGTCATAATCCCAATAACCGATTCATGATTTGCAAGTAATGTGTGAATAATCAGAGTTTAGAAGACAAACCTGAGAGATGACCGGAACATTGAACAACAAACTGGAATCTAACTGAATCACTAGTCAGGTCTGCGCTCCATCCATTTAACTAGAACAACAACAACCACTATTTCAAACCTAATCAAATAATTATGTGATTAAAAACATAACTAACAACTTAAACCGAAAGGAAAAACATTTCACCTCCTTTTTTTTTATGGAAAAACAAACTTCATTCAAAAGGGCTATAAATACTAGATTTTTAAGCACATCCATTTTTCATTTTATAAACTGTTATGACTCATATGCGTTTAATtcaataaaaaaattatattaatgTCTATTAAAAAGAGATGTTTATAACATTTGTTTTACTTCATTAATATTAGAGTAATTATTATTGAATTTTCAACACCGTAGGTGACATATTTAACAACTTTAACAAAATGTTTTGCATGTGGCACAAATTTCATTATGACCTTTTTAGCACATAGTTTATATCGTGTCATTAAATTCTTAACTTCAGTTACCTTAAATTCCTTTCTCAAGAAATAAGGTATTAAACTCTTAACTTCAGTTAGCTTAAATTCCTTTCTCAAGAAATAAGGTAAGACTTCAACATTAGACATCATGTATCTATTAAAGTTAATCATCTCATGCTCACCACTTTCAATTTTGGTTATGTGATCAACATAAAAGCACACACCTTACAGACCTTTTTCAAGGTAGGAAATCATCAATCTTCTTAATTCATTTTTTAGGGGTTTGTTTCAAGACATGTAGAGAATTTTTCAACCTATATATGATGATCACTTTGTCTTTTATCTCAAAATTTGCATCTTCTTTTGTTAATTCTCCATTAAAGTATACTAGCTTTACATTTAAATGTTGGATATTGACCCTTTCATGGAGTTACAAATTGCACAATTAGTCTAATTGTCTCAATTATATAAAGAGGTGTTGAATGTGTTCATAACCTTGTGATTTCTATCGATATATAAAATAAGAAGAGAAATCTAAACTAATCACTATGAGTCGATAACCTATCAACTCATATCCCTTAAACTCATATCAGAATTCAATCAGAAAGTGAAAGCGGAAGCGTATCTGAGTTTACCATTGAAATCGTTGAAGGTTTGCAGGTATGTGATCTGTAGAGTTCCTTAAGGTTCTCTGAATCTCTTTTGATAGAGATGAAGAGAGAATCATGATAAACAGTGTATTTCGGTCACTCTACAAATGGGGACCATGACTCATATAAATAAACTAAGAGTTATTTCTTAGTTTTCAATATTCTAATTTGGTCTCTCATCAAATTAGATATTGACTTATGATATCTAGACAAAAACCTTATTTTTCATGACATTTTTGCTTTTAGCTACATACTTATGTAATATTAATTAGATCTCTTTAAGTCTTGACTAATTAACAATGACCCTAACACATTAATTGTTACATTTGTGATCCAAAATTCTAACTACCTCTCATCGGTCACATATGTAACTTTACACACATGTTAGATTTTATGAGCTCAAAATTTACCATTATAATCGTTAAGCATATCCATTATCTTGTCCATTAGTCATGTCAGTATATATAATCAAAATGATTTTCTGTTATATCAATCATAACTAAACCCATCAATGATCACTAATAATGACATAACTAAATGACATAGATTCATCATGAAATGTGTAGCATGAAAATCATACGATGTTGGTCTATACATGTCGATTTTCAACTGGTCCTACTTTACTTTAGTGAGATCATTCAATAACTTTATTATACAAAGTGTAAATAGTTGCATATGAAACTTTATTAATTGGGAAACATCCAAAATCATAATAAGCATACATAATACCAAACATAAAACACAAAATTCATAAATGATTAATCCCACTAAGCTAAAGATTCTTCTAACCGTAAAACATCAATGTGAGCAGTGTGCTCATGAAAGACCTTGGGTGGAAGACCTTTTGTAAAAGGATATGCTATCATGGAGTTTGTCCCTAATTATTCTATGGAAATTTGTCTACTTTGTACCCTTTCCTTAGCAGTATATCAATATGTTTTGACATGGTGTAAATATGTTTTGACTTGATCGAGCTCTTATTATTGTTGTAATATAGAACAAATGATTTATTGTCATAGTATAAATTAATTGATCTTTCAATTCCTTCCACAATTCGCAGTCCAATGACAAGGTTCTTCAACCAAATCTCAAGGTTGGATGTGTAGTTCCTATTGGATTGCCTCTTTGGATTTGTTgcatttataaaaaaaacatgGAGAAATGTCCAAGTCTTCAAGATTGATCAAGCATGCTTAAGATGTATAAATGACACAAGTTGGACGCGATGCTCCAACATGTTGGTACGACATATGAGCCTTACTTAATAGGTGCCAGATTGTTGCATTTTGAATTAATCATTTGAGAAGATTCAGTTATATTTTATTGCTAACAATAAACTCTTGTTTATTTGTAAATTGTGGATTGAACATCTACTTCAACAATAACTGATCGATCATTTGATTTAACACCATTCAGTTTAACATGATTATTCACTTCATCCAATTTAACATCATGCTTATCTTCGACCGAATTAACATCTACCCTCACAATAGTTTTAGGAAACATATCGGATGCACCATATCTAATACCACATATAACAGAAAAATAGTTTTAAACCTAAAACTATCAAGACAATCCGAAAATGGATATTCATACCACACCAAACTTCATACGGAGATACATATTCAGATTAAATATTCATTTTTCTGCTCAAACAACACATTAATGCAAAAAGTAAGGGATGGAATGAATTTGAAATTTATCTGTAATTCTAACTTCCTTGCTTCATTTGATGTGATGAAACACAACAATGATGTTTAGGTGTTGAAAACTTGATTGAGAATGATTTTTTTTAAGGGTTTTGAAAATGAAGTATGTTTGATCATGAAGAAAAAGATCATGCAAGGTGGTGTTTTATCCAATTTCCCGTTTGACATTTACGAATATGCATATCCGGAAACTTCAATGAATTGTTAACTAAATCAGTTCAATGAATAAAAACACCATAAATAGGTATATGAGGTAATTTAGAAATGCACCTCCGAATACACTCAAATAATATACAAAAATGTATTTTTTGATCATATTTTGTTTAAAAAGAAATAGATCTCAGAAAGATAAGGATTGATATGATTTTAAATGCATCCAAAAATGCATTTTCTAATTCATAAAAGATATTTTTTAGTTTCCAAAGATGTGGCACCCTAAAATTCCTTTAGAGTATAGATATTTTTTGATATTTCAACATGAGGTTTAAATATGTAATGCCATTTTAATTTAGCTTTACATATCTCTCTTTGGTTTTTGATAGAAATAACCTTTAGAATTAATTTGAATAatctataacaatatataaagGGAAAATTTGGTTTTTGTGTAGCCTATTTTTTTACCAATTTTACCTTTAGATAACTTAACTAATAACTTCTAATAACTTCTATTGAAACCACTATTATTATCTTTCACATAACTTCCTAttattaacttcttatataatttccgattaaaattaacattaaataaaataatacCGTATATATTTTCACGTATGTTTATTAAAAAAGCGGACAAACGGACACAGAGTGCCCGTCTGGACGCTAGTTACTAATAAAATCAAAcaattttgtattttttttcacTATTATCATAATTTGGTTTATACAAAAGAAATGATTTAAATATCTTTATTCTTTATTATTAGAACCTCCTTTAAATACTTTTGTAAGCATAactaaatatttaaaaataacAATTTACTAGAAATTACAAGAGTAGGAATTGAACACCGGATTATGCGAGCTTTTCAAGCCATTACTAACCAATCACTAAGcattgatttttatttttgaaaagttTGCATAACCAATTTTTTTGAATAATACTTTTCAATAGAAATGAAAATTTCAATGCTAATATATTCCTTATTTAAAATCCTCGCAcaaattatttaataataaataaCTATCACCACATTTTGACAATAACCCTCACCACCTATTTTccttaataataataataataataacccTCACCAATTTTGttataatataataaataaatagtTTGCATAAGTAAAgataaataattaaaataaaataaaatatacaaatTAGATATACtgaaataaaaatatatataatttatgAATCATATATTTATTAATAAATTTAAGTATATTTCTTCCTTATATTTTATTAGTATACTTGTTGGTGGATTATAATATGTAATTTTTTAAGTATTTAATTTACTCAACATGCTACAAATAGTGAATTATATTCATTATTAAATTTATAGatattatttaattataataTGTATGCATTAATAATT containing:
- the LOC127084455 gene encoding uncharacterized protein LOC127084455, whose protein sequence is MDLPNTHLHNPNNLQQSPPNHAANGHLVYVRRKSEGETPKNTAFDNTRQLYCEEEIVQPKHQIKDPKVSCFPAFAPSLGNSVYWEERYQQLHMFLRKLDQSNQADYIQMLHSLSSIQLSRHAVELEKRSIHLSLEEAKELQRVAALNVLGKPVKNFKAPADHGECSDKLKTST